Sequence from the Fusobacterium sp. FSA-380-WT-3A genome:
TCTTTAAATGATAATGATTCATCATCACATTTTTCTATTTTTCTTATATAAACCTCTGTAGTATTATCTTTTGTTAATACACAATACATAAGATAGAAAGGTCTATTATATTTTAGTGCAATACTTGATACACCAGTAGGAGCTGTAGTAGACTCCCCAAAAAAAGTTATATTAGTTCCATTACTATCTCTATGGTCAGTAAGTAAAATTGGGTATCGTCCCTCTTTTGCATATTTTATTAAATCTCTACTTGTAGTATTTCCTTTTTGTAATAAAGCTATATTAAATCTAGTTCTATTTTTTATAATTAAATTATTTATATATGGATTTGTTCTATCTTTAGCAACAGTTACTATAGGAATTCTATTAGCTAATTTTACAGGAGCTTCCATATTTCCAAAGTGCATAGCTCCAAAAACAGAAGGACCATTGTCAATAGCCTCTTGTAATAAATCTTCATCAATAATTTTAAAATTTTCATCTTTTTCTAAATATTTGTCAAGCCACATATTTACAAAAAAAGCTCTACTCATAGTTTTACAAGATTCTATAGCCAATTTTTTTATCTCATCATTTGATTTTTCTGGAAAAGCAAGTTTTAAATTAAGAAGAGTGATATATCTAACCTCTTTAACTACCCTAAAAGTTAAAACAGCAAAAAATTCTCCAATATTAAAACGAACTTTTTCAGGTAATAACATAAATAATTTTGTAAAAAACATTATTAATAAATACTGAATATAGAAAATAATATTTTTAATCTTTTTTTTCATTCTCTCTCCTTTAAAATTATTTTATAGTTTTAGCAAATTCCATTAAATCTTTAGGTAATTCCCCTTTTTTATATTTTCTATAAAATTTCCATCTATCATGCATCCACATCCACTGTTCAGGGTATTTTCTTATAACATCTTCCATTTTATTTATCATATTTTGAGTAGTTTTTTGAACTCTATCTTTAAAAGAAATAGTTTCATCCACACATTTTTCAATTTCTTCTATAAAAGCTAAAGTTGAAAAATCTTTTTGATATATACAGTAGACTAAAAACAATCTACGATTAAATTTACAAGCAATACTAGTTACTCCAGTAGGAGCTGTAGTAGGTTCAGAGAAAAATAATACATCTGCTCCACTTC
This genomic interval carries:
- a CDS encoding lysophospholipid acyltransferase family protein; its protein translation is MKKKIKNIIFYIQYLLIMFFTKLFMLLPEKVRFNIGEFFAVLTFRVVKEVRYITLLNLKLAFPEKSNDEIKKLAIESCKTMSRAFFVNMWLDKYLEKDENFKIIDEDLLQEAIDNGPSVFGAMHFGNMEAPVKLANRIPIVTVAKDRTNPYINNLIIKNRTRFNIALLQKGNTTSRDLIKYAKEGRYPILLTDHRDSNGTNITFFGESTTAPTGVSSIALKYNRPFYLMYCVLTKDNTTEVYIRKIEKCDDESLSFKERVQKTVQNMFNEMEIVMREYPEQWMWSYDRWKLYSQYKKGILRKDLMDFIKNF